In Enoplosus armatus isolate fEnoArm2 chromosome 20, fEnoArm2.hap1, whole genome shotgun sequence, the sequence GCTCCCGCTGTTGGCTGCAGAGTTGGTGGAAGCTCTGGGAATGATCATGTCATAGCACGAGTCCGGAGGGTGCTGCGTGAAGTCACAACACGGCCCATGACAAAAACATCCAAGAGGGAACGTATCTGTAACCACCTGCTCTTTGGAAAGACCTCCTCCTGTTACATGACGTACCAAACCATTTAACTTAACACCCCTCAGAACGGCCTGTTCTTACATATACTGGATAGTGCGTTGCCTAGCCCCAGTTACTTTCACGATGCCTGTAAAGCTCTTAGGCTTACAATGATTTACTGCTCGAGATTCATGGTCACTTTCTCTGAAAATGGGACTTTGATTTCATAGAGAATTAAACAAAAGCCGGCTTCTCATTTCTCGACGATGGCCGGTGAAAAACACCTCGAAGGGCTCTTAATGGCTACATACAGTGCATGAGTGCTAAAAGTCGGCATCCAGGAGCTCCGACACAGTTGATGTATCGGTGATGAATGGAGCTTTTTTAACCTGTAATgcccacaaaataatgtagttaGCGCTAACTACTGATAAGCTCCTTAGCCTTGGAGGTAATGCTAGTTTACTACTCCAGTGAGCTGGTTAGCTGGGCGTGCTAGCAACTTACACtggagcagacaaacacactggttAATACAATccaattaaaaatataatttaccATTCGATGtgtaataaaaaagtaaaaaaaaatattactctTGTAATGCCCAGTTATCCTCCCTTTATTTTATCCACTCCTCATCCTTTGGCACAATCCATATTGCACGATAGTCTCAGTGAACAACTCATGTGGGTGTATACTCACGTTTCCCACTGCTTTGCTGATGAGAGCCAGCTCAGTGGGCTGGTAGACTGAACTACGCAGCTGACCGGTGTAGCCGCTGTATGGAGACACAGGCTTGGACGCTGTGATGGACAGAGACAACAAATGTCATTGTTTGGTCACCCAACAAGCCCTCTGTGTGATATCTTTAGGCCTCTTAAGTGCTACCGCTCCCCAGCAACCATCTCTTAAATCTTTATATTACAATCACTTAAGATACACAGCAGTTAGTCACCAGAACGAGACCATGAGACACTATCTGCCCTTCATCTCGTTTGTGCTTTCAGGGATGCATCCTGCAGAAACACCCAGCTGAGATGAATGCGACAGATGACTTTGTCACACTTTATGGCTCCTAACGTCAAATATTTTCCCCTGGATGAAACTATTGCCACacctcagttgtcatggagacaatGCAAACACAAGGTGTGATGTTTCTGGTGGGaatcagaggcagagtgggATGAGGTACCGTACAGATACTAGACACTCATTAACAGGAATGATTCAGAGGACACATTGCCTCTGAGTCCCAGACTGCAACTCTGGAAAAGCAAAGTATACAGATGTCCTGGTGCTGATCACCATTATTAACTTTCCAGTCATTACAAGGAAATAGGTTAACTATCTAGGGAGTTAACTGGGGAGTTAATGATGGAGGATGAAGTCATAAACTCATTTTCAtatcacacagcagctgttcaTACAGCATTTAACGTTCACCAAGAACTGAAAATAGAACAATCGTTCTGCAATTCAAGCCGAgtaaaaattaaatgaacatgaagACTTTAATTAAGTACAAGACAACATGCAACGGTAGTGAAATATACTATACGTATATTAGTGATGAGAAATGATCTTTAATTTCAGCAaggtgtaaaaaacaaacatcctcaGGTTTTAgggagtttttgttttgaaaactcacaagtttgagtttgagacaaagaggagaaggaagagacatgaaaacacaggaaaggagagaaagacatcTGGTCACTTTGCAGAAAGGCTGTTCCTAAAAATCTGACATAGTGAAGATACAAGATTTTACTGCACAACAGCCATATTCATCTCACGTTGAATGTAAAACCTGGAGTCATAAAACATTCCCAACTGTTAGAtgaatgtggtggagtaaaacaTGCTGTAGAGAAAAAGTTAAACATCTCCCATCTCTACACCACAGCGACACAAGCTGACACACAACACCGTCACCAACTCTACCAACAGCCCCGCCCATCAGCAGGGAGCTGTGAGGCTGCAGACTGTCGGACGTAGTGTTCTGATCTCGCTGGCTTTTTTTACTGCAGCATCAGATCCTGTTCAGCTCGGGACTTAAACGGCAGCATATCAGATTCTGTGGGGTCATCGCGTAGCTGCAAAACATCCTTTTCAGGACATTTTGCAGGGTAATCGCTCTGATGTTTTTGTGGGCTTGAAACTTTTCCTCATCTCTCATCTGTACAAGGTCACTTTGTTTATTCTATGATAAGTATATTATCATACAGACAGCAGGGACAAAGGACAGAACGTACAATTCAATGTATCCAGGCACTCCCCCGACAAACCGTGGGTCAAGAAATATGACGCAAGAATGAACATCCAGTTTGACTATTTGTGTTATGTAGTCAGGGAGGTTACTGTGTGACTAATGCGTCACATGCAAAGCAAATATACTTCATGCGCTCAAACTCCCTTCTAGTTATTAcctcacaaacaaactgaaactttCAAATATGTCGACCaggcaaatattttatttaaagggaATAGTGGGAGAGAAAACTGCTTCCAGCTTCTTTGCATAAAGATATTCACGTCATCCCTGAGAAAATGAACGACTGCCCAAAtccaaaatcattttaatttaaaatcaaCTATTAACAAATTGCAGCTCCAACGTTTTGCTGATGGTAGAGTTGTGATTATGACTACTGTTTTGTAAATAGTGCATGTCAAAGTCAATAAAGATGGATATAAAGATGGAGGCGGATATAAATATTCCTTCATTAAAGCAGCTATGGATCAAAGCTGCCATCCTCTGCAAAGGAACAAGCCTACAGTTTTATACACGAGGAACAGATCCAGTTGACATGCAAAACGTTTTAGTTATAGTTAATGATAAAGGCGATCAAacattctgattctgactcttTTCAGAGAAGCTTTGaaaagtacatacatacataccttgGTTGGGCTCGTCCATCGAGAAAGCCTTGTTCTCCATGAACATGTTCTGGGAGCTCTGTTCCTTCAGGATCGTCTCGTAGCCGACTCCTCGGTTCGGGTACAGATCTTCCCCGAAGCCTTGCTGGCTTTCATCGTCACTGGTCAAACAGCAGATTTCAGGAATGGTGTAAAGGATGAGGAACGCCCACGCATTCGCCACCAAGGCAATGGCCAAGGTGGGGTCGTCCCATGTGGGCCCCCCGCTCCTCTCATTCCCGTAGACATACATGACAATCCATGCCACCCAAATACCCACAGAGACCACGCTGGTCAGAAGGATAAAGGCGCCGTCCTTCTTCCACTGCTTGTGTTTGCCCGCCATGATGGCCAGAGATGCCACCACCGCAGCCAGGATCAGGGTCATCACGTAGATCAGCGCCATGACAAAGTCCTCGTTGGCGATGTTGCAAGGCGTAGCAGTGGCTCCGCCAGTCTCGGCTGTGGCGTTGAGTGGCGCCTGTGGGTGGCGCACTATTGTGATGATCAGCCACTCTGTGTTGATGACCACCTCCACCAGCCAGAGCCCCAATGCCCCCAGACATAAGACCCAAGCCCGGGGTGTGTGGTTCCGCCTGGCGAGGATGTTCAGCCTCACACACTGCATCAGGAGGCAGGCGAAGCAGCCGCCAAACAGCACGCCGAAGAGGAACCTCCGTGAGGCGCAGGTGGAGAAGTCCTTTCCCACTATGAAGGCGAAGGTCAGGCAGAAGAGACCGGCAGTGCAAACCAGGAAGCAGGCGTGGAGAGCCACCGAGCTCTTGCGGTTCTTGTCTTGCGTGAAGGGCATGCTGGCCAGCAGCGAGATGAAAAGCACAAGGGTGAAGACAATGCCAGCCGCCGCAAA encodes:
- the gprc5c gene encoding G-protein coupled receptor family C group 5 member C — translated: MAANVTPQGCGPNVDSIYYNLCDISVVWGIVLEAFAAAGIVFTLVLFISLLASMPFTQDKNRKSSVALHACFLVCTAGLFCLTFAFIVGKDFSTCASRRFLFGVLFGGCFACLLMQCVRLNILARRNHTPRAWVLCLGALGLWLVEVVINTEWLIITIVRHPQAPLNATAETGGATATPCNIANEDFVMALIYVMTLILAAVVASLAIMAGKHKQWKKDGAFILLTSVVSVGIWVAWIVMYVYGNERSGGPTWDDPTLAIALVANAWAFLILYTIPEICCLTSDDESQQGFGEDLYPNRGVGYETILKEQSSQNMFMENKAFSMDEPNQASKPVSPYSGYTGQLRSSVYQPTELALISKAVGNQHPPDSCYDMIIPRASTNSAANSGSSTPSTHTEMGNTAHTQTNGNSGNGLHRTTQW